A stretch of DNA from Castor canadensis chromosome 2, mCasCan1.hap1v2, whole genome shotgun sequence:
TTatgcatttaaaagaaaacactgttttcctcttttttatatgTGAGACGGTGAAACCAAAAGCAGGAACGTCTTTCCTCTTTCACATGTATAAGCAAacaacttcattttaaaatatcctctccagcacacaagggagatatcaggataggtaagacacctaaaaaaattagttagcatttgttgccctcaacgcagagaaactaaagcagataccttaaatgcaactgaggccaataggagaaggggaccaggaactagagaaaaggttagttcaagaagaattaacctagaaggtaacaaacatgcacaggaaatcaatgtgagtcaactccctgtatagctatccttatctcaactagcaaaaacccttgttccttcctattattgcttatactttctcttcaacaaaattagagataagggcaaaatagtttctgctgggtagcgagggaatgggggggagagggaaagggtgggggggtaagggaaggggtaggagaaggggggagaaatgacccaagcattgtatgcacatataaataataataaataaataaataaataaaataaaatatcctctCCAATTTTCAACAGCCTTCACAGCAGCCCATTGGCCTATCTTAAAGGAGTACAATTGATTTTGAAGAGCAGAAATATAGTAGATGCCAGTGTCATATTTAATCCCTTCTTGCCTTACtatgctctttaaaggaataacaataaataagaaataaaattcagtttgcagccaggcatagtggtgcacacctctaatctttgtactcagaaggttgaggcagaagaatggagaattttaggccagcctggactacatagtgaggtcctgtctcaaaaaaaaaaagtttcagcttGCATAAATGAAGAATATAAGTAGATCAATAGTTCAGGAGAAACTCTATCTAAAAGCCTGCCAAATTGCTATTCATAAAAGAGcataattaataaagaaatgtCTCTTTTAAGAGAGGGTACAtttaaaatcaaaaaaaaaaaagagagagagggtacAAAGAGATTCTTACcttagaaagaaaaactaaaggttCGTCTCTGTACCCCAGCCTTGTATAGACAAATACAGGCAGAGCAGACTCATGGGATGTCATGGTAGAGATCCTCATGGATTCATGCACCCGAAATTTTGagaatctcaaaatattttcactgTCTCCAAAGGATTTCCTGACACCAATTGAAGGATATAAAGCAGCACTGCTATTCCAGAGCCAAGAGAGCTCATTGTTCCTCAAAACTTCCTCTTCTGGGCAAGATCCAGTATAATTTGGGGCATAAACATTATAATTGTGGCAATCTGGATATAAATAATAACCCCAAAGGCCCTTGGGCCGACTCTTCATTCcaagttttatagtttctttcaTGAAAGCCTTTGCACTTTCTTCAAAGGTTGCCTTGGCTAAATATTCAATATCAGTGTCTGATACattctcttgcatatcagaaatAAGCTCTCTTGACTTTTGTCTGTAGACATCCTTCGTGTTCCAGTTCCGGGCCCACTGTGGACGCCAATATTCCCAGTCAATAACAGCAAGTCCACTGAAATCTTCAGCAGGAATGTAATAATTAATGTCTTGGTCAGCTTTTTCCAGATGTACTTGCAAGCTTATGTTCTGGGGGAGACCCCCATTAATGGGGACACCCTGTGATGTATACCAAGGGTAATATCCCAATCTGTTGACATAAAATATAGTGACGTTTTGCCCTCTAGCCTTGGCCAGTGGACTTCCAATCACCTGAAACATTTTCAAATTCAGTCTTACATTATATTTAATCAAACACTGATCTGTTGGAGCATTCCAAGCAGCTATAAAAGGCTTCCTTTGATAAATTGGAAGTCGGGCAGGTTTTAGAGAAGAGATAGACTTCAGAATAAAAATTACGAACAGCCATGACGTAAGGTGAATTGGTTGAACAAAACAAAGCCTCAATTGTCCTTCAGATAAAAGCTTCATGGTAAGATAAAACACTTATGTTACCTCTTCTTTAGTGTGTCTCAGAAGATCTGTGAAGAGAGTTAACTTTCTGTTATGGGTATTTTGAGGAAAAATACTCAAATGTTTTATgaatacaactattatatatttatattttaaaagtgcatGGCATTTAGAAGTCTTAAAGAGATCTATAATTAAATTGAGATATAGAAACAAGTGGAGGGTGACCAGGCTGCTACTCAGGGACAAACATTGGAATTCAACAAATGTTCGTGGAGCAccagaataaaaaaatgattaagatgTGGTCCTTGCCTTCAAGGAGCTCACTatcaaaaataggcaaaaaataatattaactatCATTTTGGAAAGCTCACCAAATCCCAGGCATTGTACTTGGGTGCATTGtaaatatctcatttaatcttttaatAATGATGCAAGACTTATAATtacatctccattttacaaatgaggaaactgacacAGATGGAGATGGAGAGCTTCATTGATGTCACATTACATGAAAGCAAAAGCGATGTAAACTAGTgataataaaaattcataaagaatATCCTatgaaaatttatgaaataaattacttctggaaagtagaaagaagagaacATGACTGAGTGAACTACAACTACAAAAGAATTATTGTTGAATAAGCTTATCAAAAAGTTTAATGGCATTAACACCTTTACATTCACCTATACCATTAAAACAGAATTGCATTCTCCTTATGCCTAGTACAGTAATACTAGGCTTTATTGTAGCTATTTGTTATTTGACTCAGAGTTCAAGATATAGACCCTTTCCTCTATAGTGAATTCTGCATCACATGTGTCTTGGGGGGATATGCCAAAATGTTCAAGTAGTTTTGTACCCTTCCATGAAGTTTAGATGCTGGTATGGACCAGACCAGTTAGATACATTCTATTCTAGACTTTGGATTGAGATCCTGGAATTCAAAGAGGCTGAgaggtgatgttgctaatgacgACAGAAATCCCAGTGTCCAGTTAGTcatcagtggttcatgcctataatcctagctacttaggatgcggagatcaggaggatcaaggtt
This window harbors:
- the Hyal4 gene encoding hyaluronidase-4, which translates into the protein MKLLSEGQLRLCFVQPIHLTSWLFVIFILKSISSLKPARLPIYQRKPFIAAWNAPTDQCLIKYNVRLNLKMFQVIGSPLAKARGQNVTIFYVNRLGYYPWYTSQGVPINGGLPQNISLQVHLEKADQDINYYIPAEDFSGLAVIDWEYWRPQWARNWNTKDVYRQKSRELISDMQENVSDTDIEYLAKATFEESAKAFMKETIKLGMKSRPKGLWGYYLYPDCHNYNVYAPNYTGSCPEEEVLRNNELSWLWNSSAALYPSIGVRKSFGDSENILRFSKFRVHESMRISTMTSHESALPVFVYTRLGYRDEPLVFLSKQDLVSTIGESAALGAAGIVIWGDMNLTSSEANCTKVKRFVNSDLGSYILNVTRAAEVCSLHLCKNNGRCIRKMWKASDYLHLNPASYHIEAAEDGEFIVKGRASHGDLAVMAEKFSCHCYQGYKGADCREMKEAAGCSVVPSVSGSLITICLLVLSGY